One genomic segment of Desulfocapsa sulfexigens DSM 10523 includes these proteins:
- the folP gene encoding dihydropteroate synthase, with amino-acid sequence MILPKIMGILNVTPDSFSDGGQFDSVASACSQVEAFLASGVDIIDVGGESTRPFAEPVTEEEELARVIPAIRSIRGRYSIPISIDTTKAEVARQALAVGADIINDISALRKDPKMLALVQETSVPVIIMHMQGTPGDMQVKPHYENVINDIKVFFGERLAWLRENGVDLRRITLDPGIGFGKSLDHNLSILKHLAEFKELGCPLLLGHSRKRFIGDITGLDVENRDLPTAVVSALACSSGVDIIRVHNVTATCHALQMVNAIWKAN; translated from the coding sequence ATGATCCTGCCGAAAATAATGGGTATCCTGAATGTGACACCCGATTCTTTTTCCGATGGCGGTCAGTTTGATTCTGTGGCCTCTGCCTGTTCTCAGGTAGAGGCCTTTCTTGCTTCCGGTGTGGATATCATTGATGTGGGTGGAGAATCAACACGCCCTTTTGCTGAACCGGTTACAGAAGAGGAGGAGCTTGCTCGTGTTATTCCAGCTATCCGCTCCATCCGTGGCAGATATTCCATTCCAATCTCCATTGACACCACTAAGGCCGAAGTAGCCCGTCAGGCTCTTGCCGTGGGTGCAGATATCATTAATGACATTTCGGCACTCAGAAAAGACCCAAAAATGCTGGCGCTGGTTCAGGAGACATCCGTTCCCGTCATTATAATGCATATGCAGGGAACACCCGGAGATATGCAGGTGAAACCTCATTATGAGAATGTGATCAACGATATTAAAGTGTTTTTCGGGGAACGGCTTGCCTGGCTAAGAGAAAATGGAGTTGATCTCAGGCGTATCACTCTAGATCCCGGTATCGGTTTTGGGAAATCGCTTGATCACAATCTTTCAATTCTTAAACACCTTGCTGAGTTTAAAGAACTTGGCTGTCCACTTCTTCTTGGCCACTCCAGGAAGCGATTTATTGGTGATATTACCGGCCTTGATGTGGAGAACCGGGATCTGCCAACGGCTGTGGTCTCTGCACTAGCCTGCTCTTCTGGTGTCGATATTATAAGGGTTCACAACGTGACTGCCACTTGCCACGCATTACAGATGGTTAATGCGATCTGGAAAGCGAACTGA
- the carB gene encoding carbamoyl-phosphate synthase large subunit, producing the protein MPKRTDIKKILIIGSGPIIISQACEFDYSGAQAVKALKEEGYEVVLINSNPATIMTDPELADFTYIEPITPEMVIKVIEKERPDALLPTLGGQTALNTAIKVAELGALEKYNVEMLAANIAVIKKAEGREEFKEAMENIGLNVPKSHIVHTLEAAMQAGDDIGFPVIVRPSFTLGGTGGGVAYNRQELKDLASSGLDLSMTSEIMLERSLLGWKEYELELMRDSKDNVVVICSIENIDAMGVHTGDSITVAPAQTLTDREYQNMRDASIAIIREIGVETGGSNVQFAVNPVDGELMVIEMNPRVSRSSALASKATGFPIAKIAAKLAVGYTLDELKNDITRETYAAFEPTIDYCVVKIPRWTFEKFPEAEDVLSTAMKSVGETMAIGRTFKEAFQKGMRSLETGRFGFGGDGKEVLTHLELEDLEAGLRKPNSKRISYIHEALKRGTSIERLFELTYIDPWFLYNFQQIVVKENDILEKGFKGLTPEFLRSCKEYGFSDHQLAFLTGTSNGDVRELRKTLEIEPVYKLVDTCAAEFESYTPYYYSTYEQENEASAVTDRKKIVILGGGPNRIGQGIEFDYCCVHASFALAEIGVESIMINSNPETVSTDYDTSDKLYFEPLTLEDVLNIIDLEKPDGVIVQFGGQTPLNLAVALEEQGVTIVGTPPDSIDRAEDRKRFQQFLQKLGLRQPDNDTVFTVDEALAVANKIEYPVVVRPSYVLGGRDMRIVYNDEEIRSFMAIPGIAGSDHPVLIDKFLKDAIEVDVDALCDGEDTIIGGIMQHIEEAGIHSGDSACVLPPHTLSAEMIAEIKEASRAMALELGVIGLMNVQYAVKGDDLYILEVNPRASRTVPFVSKATGVPLAKVATKIMMGKTLKELGLTREVVIDHWAVKEAVFPFDRFDNVDTLLGPEMKSTGEVMGIDDDLGLALAKGQLAAGSRLPTSGTVFISVRDGDKETILGPARTLVEMDFEIVATDGTAEFLQSHDIACRQVNKISQGRPHILDKMQDNQVSWVVNTSMGKRTTEDSYTIRRAALELHIPYTTTATGAVAVVMAMKAMREKEIGVQPVQYFTRKIKAVL; encoded by the coding sequence ATGCCAAAACGAACAGATATAAAAAAGATCCTTATTATAGGCTCCGGTCCGATTATTATCAGTCAGGCCTGTGAATTTGATTATTCAGGTGCCCAGGCAGTGAAGGCGTTGAAGGAAGAGGGCTATGAAGTTGTCCTTATTAACTCCAATCCTGCTACCATTATGACCGATCCGGAGCTCGCTGATTTTACCTATATCGAGCCAATCACTCCTGAAATGGTGATAAAGGTAATAGAAAAGGAACGACCTGATGCATTGCTACCGACACTTGGTGGACAGACGGCATTGAATACAGCCATTAAAGTTGCAGAGCTTGGAGCGCTGGAAAAATATAACGTTGAGATGCTTGCAGCCAATATTGCTGTTATCAAAAAAGCTGAAGGTAGGGAAGAGTTTAAGGAGGCCATGGAGAATATAGGTCTGAATGTTCCCAAATCTCATATTGTTCATACCCTTGAAGCTGCAATGCAGGCAGGAGATGATATAGGATTCCCTGTCATCGTACGCCCAAGCTTTACTCTTGGCGGTACTGGTGGAGGTGTTGCCTATAACCGTCAGGAACTGAAAGACCTCGCATCCTCGGGGCTTGACCTCTCCATGACCAGTGAAATCATGCTTGAGCGGAGTCTTTTGGGCTGGAAAGAGTATGAACTTGAGCTGATGCGTGATTCCAAGGATAATGTGGTTGTTATCTGTTCAATTGAAAATATTGATGCCATGGGCGTGCATACCGGTGATTCTATCACCGTGGCACCGGCCCAGACCTTGACTGATCGTGAGTATCAGAATATGCGGGATGCCTCCATCGCCATTATTCGGGAAATTGGTGTTGAGACCGGTGGATCGAATGTGCAGTTTGCCGTTAATCCTGTGGACGGGGAGCTTATGGTTATCGAAATGAACCCCCGTGTTTCCAGAAGTTCAGCCCTTGCTTCCAAGGCGACAGGGTTTCCCATTGCAAAAATTGCCGCAAAACTAGCCGTTGGCTACACACTTGACGAGTTGAAAAATGATATAACCCGTGAGACCTATGCTGCATTCGAGCCCACTATTGATTACTGTGTGGTGAAAATTCCACGCTGGACCTTTGAGAAGTTTCCAGAGGCGGAGGATGTACTGAGCACAGCAATGAAGTCCGTGGGCGAGACCATGGCCATAGGGCGTACCTTTAAGGAAGCCTTCCAGAAGGGAATGCGATCACTTGAGACCGGACGATTTGGTTTTGGTGGAGATGGGAAGGAAGTGCTTACCCATCTGGAACTGGAAGACCTTGAAGCAGGGCTCAGAAAACCAAATTCCAAACGAATCAGCTATATTCATGAGGCGTTGAAGCGTGGTACTTCCATAGAGAGACTTTTTGAACTGACTTATATTGACCCTTGGTTTCTCTATAATTTTCAACAGATAGTTGTAAAAGAAAATGATATCCTTGAGAAAGGCTTTAAGGGCCTGACTCCTGAGTTTTTGAGGAGCTGCAAGGAGTATGGTTTCTCCGATCACCAGCTTGCCTTTCTCACTGGCACATCAAACGGAGATGTCCGGGAACTCAGAAAAACTCTCGAGATAGAACCGGTGTATAAACTGGTTGATACCTGTGCTGCTGAATTTGAATCATACACCCCCTATTATTACTCTACCTATGAGCAGGAAAATGAAGCTTCTGCTGTCACGGACAGGAAGAAGATCGTTATTCTTGGTGGCGGTCCGAACCGGATAGGTCAGGGGATTGAATTTGATTACTGCTGTGTTCATGCTTCCTTCGCCCTCGCAGAGATTGGAGTGGAGTCGATTATGATAAACTCCAATCCAGAAACCGTTTCCACGGACTACGATACTTCGGATAAACTCTATTTTGAGCCGCTGACCCTTGAAGATGTCCTGAACATCATTGACCTTGAAAAGCCTGATGGTGTTATCGTTCAGTTTGGTGGTCAGACGCCCTTGAATCTTGCCGTAGCCCTTGAGGAGCAAGGAGTAACCATTGTTGGAACACCTCCTGACTCTATCGATAGGGCAGAGGACAGGAAACGTTTTCAGCAGTTTTTGCAAAAACTGGGATTGCGTCAACCGGATAACGATACGGTTTTCACAGTGGATGAGGCACTTGCCGTTGCAAACAAAATTGAATACCCGGTTGTTGTCCGTCCCTCCTATGTTCTTGGCGGGCGAGATATGCGTATTGTCTATAATGACGAAGAGATTCGTTCTTTTATGGCCATTCCAGGTATTGCAGGATCGGATCATCCAGTGCTGATTGATAAGTTCCTGAAAGATGCTATCGAAGTGGATGTGGATGCTCTCTGTGATGGTGAAGATACTATCATTGGTGGAATCATGCAGCATATCGAGGAGGCGGGTATCCATTCCGGCGATTCTGCCTGTGTGTTACCGCCACACACCCTGTCTGCTGAAATGATTGCAGAGATAAAAGAGGCAAGTCGTGCCATGGCACTTGAGTTGGGTGTTATTGGCCTTATGAATGTGCAGTATGCTGTGAAGGGTGATGATCTCTATATCCTTGAAGTGAATCCACGGGCGTCAAGAACAGTTCCCTTTGTTTCAAAGGCGACGGGTGTTCCTCTTGCCAAAGTGGCTACCAAGATCATGATGGGCAAAACACTTAAGGAGCTTGGCTTGACCCGAGAGGTGGTGATCGACCACTGGGCTGTCAAGGAGGCTGTTTTTCCTTTTGACCGTTTTGACAATGTGGATACCCTGCTCGGCCCAGAAATGAAGTCAACCGGCGAGGTTATGGGAATTGACGATGACCTTGGGCTGGCACTTGCCAAGGGCCAGCTGGCTGCAGGATCAAGACTGCCAACCTCCGGGACCGTTTTTATAAGTGTACGCGATGGTGATAAGGAGACTATTCTTGGACCTGCCAGAACACTTGTGGAGATGGATTTTGAAATTGTTGCCACCGATGGAACGGCAGAGTTTCTTCAGTCACATGATATCGCCTGTAGACAGGTGAATAAAATCTCGCAGGGACGACCGCATATTCTCGATAAAATGCAGGATAATCAGGTATCCTGGGTGGTCAACACTTCAATGGGAAAACGAACCACTGAAGACTCCTATACCATTCGTCGTGCTGCCCTCGAACTTCACATCCCCTACACCACAACCGCAACAGGTGCGGTTGCAGTAGTAATGGCAATGAAGGCCATGCGTGAAAAAGAAATTGGAGTACAGCCTGTACAGTATTTTACCCGAAAGATAAAAGCTGTATTGTAG
- the ftsH gene encoding ATP-dependent zinc metalloprotease FtsH: MNTFYKNLSMWLVIGLTMILLFNMFNKPQGQMTSLTYSQFVAAVESREISQVQIAGDIVSGRMTDGKAFRAVYPVNDNEMISILRKNGADISVKEVQKDSWLMTLFISWFPMLLLIGVWIFFMRQMQMGGGKGGALSFGKTKAKLLERGDHKVTFEDVAGIDEAKEELEEIIDFLKDPGRFTKLGARIPKGVLLAGSPGTGKTLLAKAIAGEADVPFFTISGSDFVEMFVGVGASRVRDLFVQGKKNAPCIIFIDEIDAVGRHRGAGLGGGHDEREQTLNQLLVEMDGFEANEGVIIVAATNRPDVLDPALLRPGRFDRQVIVPVPDVLGRQRILEIYAKKTKMKADVDMEIVARGTPGFSGADLENLVNEAALMAARSGAKKIDKEMIDRAKDKIMMGAERRSMIITESEKEVTAYHEAGHAIVARLLPDTDPIHKVSIIPRGRALGVTMQLPTDERYTHSKKFLENTLCILFGGRVAEKLVFNEITTGAGNDIERASNMARKMVCEWGMSEELGPLAYGKKEEQIFLGREISQHRDFSEDTARKIDFEVQQIIRAANEKVVALLTENMDILKRVAEELLEEETIMLEDIEDILDELRPGQYERTVKESEPKVSKKESSKATESPVDEESADGIVPESEEEQESEGVVTENLEEPEEGAAATEDKTKE; encoded by the coding sequence TTGAATACTTTTTATAAAAATCTTTCCATGTGGCTGGTTATTGGTCTGACCATGATCCTGCTATTTAATATGTTTAATAAGCCTCAGGGACAAATGACGTCGCTGACCTACAGCCAGTTTGTGGCAGCTGTAGAGAGTCGCGAAATTTCCCAGGTACAGATAGCAGGTGATATTGTTTCAGGAAGGATGACTGATGGTAAGGCCTTTCGTGCAGTGTATCCGGTCAATGACAATGAGATGATTTCCATTTTGCGTAAGAATGGTGCGGATATTTCTGTCAAAGAGGTTCAGAAGGATTCATGGCTTATGACTCTCTTTATCTCATGGTTTCCCATGTTGCTTCTTATTGGTGTCTGGATCTTTTTTATGCGCCAGATGCAGATGGGTGGTGGTAAGGGGGGCGCCCTCTCCTTTGGTAAAACTAAAGCAAAACTTCTTGAAAGGGGTGACCACAAGGTTACTTTTGAAGATGTGGCTGGCATTGATGAGGCCAAGGAAGAGCTTGAGGAGATAATTGATTTTTTGAAAGATCCAGGAAGATTTACCAAGCTTGGTGCACGTATTCCAAAGGGTGTTTTGCTTGCTGGTTCTCCAGGTACCGGGAAGACTCTTCTTGCAAAAGCTATTGCAGGAGAGGCGGATGTGCCCTTTTTCACCATCTCCGGGTCTGATTTTGTGGAGATGTTTGTGGGGGTCGGTGCCTCCCGTGTCCGTGACCTCTTTGTTCAGGGTAAGAAAAATGCTCCGTGTATTATCTTTATTGATGAGATTGATGCCGTGGGACGTCATCGTGGGGCCGGTCTTGGTGGCGGTCATGATGAACGTGAACAGACACTGAACCAGCTCCTTGTCGAAATGGATGGTTTCGAGGCAAACGAAGGTGTTATTATCGTCGCAGCCACGAACAGGCCTGATGTTCTTGACCCTGCCCTTCTTCGCCCCGGACGTTTTGACCGGCAAGTTATTGTACCTGTTCCCGATGTCCTGGGCCGTCAGAGGATTTTGGAGATCTATGCAAAAAAAACCAAAATGAAAGCCGATGTGGATATGGAGATCGTAGCTCGTGGAACCCCGGGATTTTCAGGGGCAGATCTCGAAAATCTTGTGAATGAAGCTGCTCTTATGGCAGCCCGTTCCGGCGCCAAAAAGATTGATAAAGAAATGATCGATCGTGCCAAAGATAAAATTATGATGGGTGCTGAGCGCCGTTCCATGATTATCACTGAGAGTGAAAAAGAGGTTACAGCTTACCATGAGGCAGGACATGCCATAGTTGCACGACTGCTTCCTGATACCGATCCTATTCATAAGGTATCGATTATACCTCGTGGCAGAGCACTCGGTGTTACCATGCAGCTGCCCACCGATGAACGTTATACCCATTCCAAAAAGTTTCTGGAGAACACTCTCTGTATTCTTTTTGGTGGTCGTGTTGCAGAAAAACTTGTCTTCAATGAGATCACAACAGGGGCTGGAAATGACATTGAGAGGGCTTCGAATATGGCCCGGAAGATGGTCTGTGAGTGGGGAATGAGTGAGGAACTTGGTCCCCTTGCTTATGGCAAGAAAGAAGAGCAGATTTTTCTGGGCCGTGAGATCAGTCAGCATCGTGATTTTAGTGAAGACACGGCGAGAAAGATAGATTTTGAGGTGCAGCAGATAATACGAGCGGCCAATGAGAAAGTAGTTGCGTTGCTTACTGAAAATATGGATATCTTGAAACGGGTGGCAGAAGAACTGCTTGAGGAGGAAACCATTATGCTTGAGGATATCGAAGATATTCTCGACGAGCTTCGTCCCGGTCAGTACGAACGAACCGTAAAGGAATCTGAGCCAAAAGTAAGTAAAAAAGAATCCTCAAAAGCTACTGAATCTCCTGTTGACGAAGAATCAGCGGATGGAATTGTTCCGGAAAGTGAAGAAGAACAAGAATCTGAAGGTGTTGTAACAGAGAATTTAGAAGAGCCTGAGGAGGGTGCTGCAGCCACTGAAGACAAAACAAAGGAGTAA
- a CDS encoding Lcl C-terminal domain-containing protein — MIKVNCGRCLRQLLWRGVFAVALLALPFPLWAADWSPLSDTGQNKCYDAQGAEIVCPTAGQPFLGQDAQYQGATSVFRDNGNQTVSDQQSGLMWMKSSDDIARRWQDAITYCNERVFAGHDDWRLPSKFELESIVNYGRSFPAVNEVFSCPGSFTWSKTVHVGNPEYAWSVYCDDGADHWVHKTNTYSVRCVRNER, encoded by the coding sequence ATGATCAAGGTCAATTGCGGACGATGTTTGCGGCAGCTACTGTGGCGTGGAGTGTTTGCGGTTGCACTGCTGGCGCTACCTTTTCCATTGTGGGCTGCGGATTGGAGCCCATTGTCTGATACAGGCCAGAATAAATGTTACGATGCACAGGGTGCTGAAATTGTCTGCCCGACAGCCGGACAGCCTTTTCTGGGGCAAGATGCACAGTATCAGGGAGCAACTTCTGTTTTTCGGGATAATGGCAACCAAACTGTCAGCGATCAGCAGAGTGGTCTGATGTGGATGAAATCCAGCGATGATATAGCTCGCAGATGGCAGGATGCTATCACCTACTGCAACGAACGTGTCTTTGCAGGTCATGATGACTGGCGCCTGCCCAGCAAATTCGAACTGGAGTCCATCGTCAACTATGGTCGATCGTTTCCAGCTGTTAATGAAGTTTTCAGTTGTCCGGGGTCATTTACCTGGTCGAAGACCGTTCACGTGGGCAACCCTGAGTACGCGTGGAGTGTCTACTGTGACGATGGCGCTGATCATTGGGTTCACAAAACAAACACCTATTCCGTCCGTTGTGTTCGTAACGAACGATGA
- a CDS encoding peptidylprolyl isomerase → MHKIGTLLIATLLLLFTLIGDNLMAENKLADGMYAKFVTNKGEIICALEYNKTPITVANFVGLAEGTKELGGGAGKAGVRFYDGLTFHRVIGDFMIQGGCPLGTGTGGPGYTFPDEIDPTLKHSSPGILSMANAGPGTNGSQFFITHVPTPHLDGKHTVFGHVVSGMDVVNKIQKDDKIETIEIIRVGADAEAFKSDQAAFDALLASQEARAKEKELAAMEEAMELINGKYPDAITTASGLKYVVVAEGEGNTPAAGAMVKVHYTGTLLDGSKFDSSVDRGTPIEFPVGQGRVIKGWDEALLTMKKGEKRVLIIPANLGYGPSGRGPIPPNATMIFDVELIDF, encoded by the coding sequence ATGCATAAAATAGGAACTTTATTAATCGCAACACTATTGCTACTCTTTACATTAATTGGAGATAACCTGATGGCTGAAAATAAATTAGCGGACGGCATGTATGCCAAATTCGTCACCAATAAAGGTGAAATCATCTGTGCTCTTGAATACAACAAAACCCCGATCACCGTAGCCAACTTTGTCGGTCTTGCCGAAGGTACTAAAGAACTGGGTGGCGGAGCAGGAAAAGCAGGTGTTCGTTTTTATGATGGCCTTACCTTTCATCGTGTCATTGGTGATTTCATGATCCAGGGTGGTTGTCCCCTTGGAACCGGCACAGGTGGCCCTGGTTATACCTTCCCCGACGAGATTGATCCAACCCTCAAACATTCCAGCCCTGGAATACTGTCAATGGCCAATGCAGGCCCTGGAACCAATGGTAGTCAGTTTTTTATCACCCATGTTCCCACCCCGCACCTTGACGGCAAGCACACTGTCTTTGGTCATGTGGTTTCAGGCATGGATGTAGTAAACAAGATCCAGAAGGATGACAAAATCGAAACCATCGAAATCATCCGCGTAGGAGCTGACGCAGAGGCATTTAAAAGCGATCAGGCAGCCTTTGATGCACTTCTTGCCAGCCAGGAAGCGCGAGCAAAAGAAAAAGAACTTGCAGCAATGGAAGAGGCGATGGAACTTATCAACGGCAAGTATCCAGATGCCATCACAACCGCTTCGGGCCTCAAGTATGTAGTCGTTGCAGAAGGTGAAGGCAACACTCCAGCAGCTGGAGCAATGGTCAAGGTTCACTACACCGGAACATTACTCGACGGCAGCAAATTCGATTCTTCCGTTGACCGCGGCACCCCTATCGAATTTCCCGTAGGACAGGGACGAGTCATTAAAGGGTGGGATGAGGCTCTTCTCACCATGAAAAAGGGTGAGAAGCGTGTCCTAATTATTCCTGCAAATCTAGGTTATGGACCATCGGGACGCGGTCCTATTCCACCAAATGCCACCATGATTTTTGATGTGGAGTTGATTGATTTCTAA
- the trpS gene encoding tryptophan--tRNA ligase yields the protein MKVLSGIQPSGQLHIGNYFGMMKTMISNMENSDLYVFIVNLHALTSVHDREKLAAGTLEAAADFLALGLDPEKCTFWVQSDVPEVCELAWILSTVTPMGLMERCHSYKDKVAKGIDASHGLFSYPVLMAADILLYQADQVPVGKDQKQHLEVARDVAQKFNNTFGETFVVPEPFISDTTAIVPGLDGQKMSKSYGNTIPIFLEGKQLKKKVMAIATDAIPVEDPKDPDQCNLFALFKLFATPERLQEIRNLYVNGGAAYGYLKLELLELISDYYAEARQKKAEYMADPEMIRTVLRKGAIRAREKAMVTLDLVRERVGLKY from the coding sequence ATGAAAGTCTTGTCAGGTATTCAGCCTTCGGGCCAGTTGCATATAGGAAATTATTTTGGGATGATGAAAACCATGATTTCCAACATGGAGAATTCCGATCTCTATGTCTTTATCGTTAATCTTCACGCACTCACATCCGTCCATGATAGAGAAAAACTTGCTGCGGGAACGCTTGAGGCTGCCGCTGATTTTCTGGCACTTGGGCTTGATCCTGAAAAATGTACATTCTGGGTACAGTCGGATGTTCCCGAGGTGTGTGAGTTGGCCTGGATATTATCCACTGTCACTCCAATGGGGTTGATGGAACGCTGTCATTCATACAAAGATAAGGTAGCCAAGGGAATTGATGCCAGCCATGGCCTGTTTTCCTATCCAGTACTTATGGCGGCTGATATCCTCCTCTATCAGGCGGATCAGGTTCCTGTTGGCAAGGATCAGAAGCAGCACCTTGAGGTCGCAAGGGATGTCGCCCAGAAATTCAATAATACCTTCGGTGAAACCTTTGTGGTGCCTGAGCCTTTTATCAGTGATACCACAGCCATTGTCCCCGGGCTTGACGGACAGAAGATGTCAAAATCATACGGGAATACCATCCCTATTTTTCTTGAAGGCAAGCAGCTGAAGAAAAAAGTGATGGCGATCGCAACCGACGCAATTCCCGTGGAGGATCCAAAAGATCCTGACCAGTGTAATCTTTTTGCTCTGTTTAAACTCTTTGCAACACCCGAGCGTCTCCAGGAAATAAGAAATCTGTATGTTAATGGTGGTGCGGCCTATGGGTATTTAAAGCTCGAACTTCTCGAGCTGATTAGTGACTATTATGCTGAGGCTCGTCAGAAAAAAGCAGAATACATGGCTGATCCAGAAATGATTCGAACTGTTTTACGAAAAGGTGCAATTCGAGCAAGGGAAAAGGCTATGGTCACTCTTGATCTGGTACGAGAACGCGTTGGTTTGAAGTATTGA
- the carA gene encoding glutamine-hydrolyzing carbamoyl-phosphate synthase small subunit, with protein sequence MKALIALEDGTLFEGRSFTGSGEAIGEIVFNTSMSGYQEVLTDPSYTGQIVTMTYPLIGNYGVNKADMESDSVHPKAFFVKEYNGFPSNFRSEQTLAEFLGDYGVLGVEGFDTRALVRHIRTKGAMKGIVSTVDLDPESLVARAREWTGIVGQDMVSRVTCKEPYGWADNSVVPGTDFTTAQSGIENPLKIVAFDFGLKYNQARIFTEKGCQVQVVPASTNAETVLGMNPDGIFLSNGPGDPEGVPGVVETVRALLGKKPIFGICLGHQILGLAYGGSTFKLKFGHRGGNQPVKDLSTGKVEITAQNHGFCVDMESLSPDDVELTHINLNDGSVEGMRHRKYPAFSVQYHPEHAPGPHDALYLFDRFIEMMR encoded by the coding sequence ATGAAAGCATTGATTGCCCTGGAAGATGGGACTCTGTTTGAAGGGCGCTCCTTTACCGGATCCGGTGAGGCCATTGGTGAAATCGTTTTCAACACTTCAATGAGTGGATATCAGGAGGTCCTGACCGATCCGTCCTATACCGGACAGATTGTCACCATGACCTATCCTCTTATTGGCAATTATGGTGTGAATAAGGCGGATATGGAGTCTGACTCGGTTCACCCGAAGGCCTTTTTCGTAAAAGAATATAATGGCTTTCCCTCTAATTTCAGATCGGAACAGACACTCGCTGAGTTTTTAGGTGATTATGGTGTTCTTGGTGTGGAAGGGTTTGATACCCGGGCACTGGTACGCCATATCCGAACAAAGGGAGCCATGAAGGGAATTGTTTCAACCGTTGATCTTGATCCGGAGTCTCTGGTGGCAAGGGCCCGTGAATGGACTGGAATCGTTGGCCAGGATATGGTAAGCAGGGTGACCTGTAAGGAACCTTATGGCTGGGCCGATAATAGTGTGGTTCCGGGAACCGATTTTACCACAGCCCAGTCAGGTATTGAGAATCCACTTAAGATTGTAGCCTTTGATTTTGGTCTGAAATACAATCAGGCCCGAATCTTCACAGAGAAGGGGTGTCAGGTTCAGGTCGTTCCAGCATCAACGAATGCGGAAACCGTACTTGGAATGAATCCGGATGGAATATTTTTGTCCAATGGTCCCGGTGATCCTGAAGGGGTTCCGGGCGTGGTCGAAACTGTTCGTGCTCTTCTGGGGAAAAAACCGATATTTGGAATTTGTCTCGGCCATCAGATTTTAGGTCTTGCCTATGGTGGTTCCACATTCAAACTCAAATTTGGCCATCGTGGAGGAAATCAGCCGGTGAAGGATCTCAGTACCGGAAAGGTTGAAATTACCGCCCAAAATCATGGATTCTGCGTGGATATGGAGAGCTTGAGTCCCGATGATGTGGAACTGACTCATATCAATCTGAATGATGGGTCTGTAGAGGGGATGCGCCATAGAAAATATCCGGCGTTTTCTGTTCAGTACCATCCGGAGCATGCGCCCGGTCCGCATGATGCACTGTATCTCTTTGATAGATTTATCGAAATGATGCGATAG
- a CDS encoding Lcl C-terminal domain-containing protein, with protein sequence MLLKQTQPDIRRPPRPFMQKRSARIIMGSTLLLSVFVLFGSLAHTIGPYTARINTVIDQGTGLEWQKNSTGIPHTWQNALLYCEDLSLDSKTDWRVPNIRELKSLADYSRYYPAIDPVIPSESSVYWSATTAVTRSPTSAWTVFFGNGDDIWADKSKTHYVRCVRSESSGQ encoded by the coding sequence ATGCTACTAAAACAGACCCAACCTGACATTCGGCGTCCCCCCCGACCTTTCATGCAGAAAAGAAGTGCACGAATCATCATGGGGAGCACTCTGCTGCTTTCAGTCTTTGTTCTCTTTGGCTCACTTGCGCATACCATAGGCCCCTACACTGCCCGAATCAACACGGTTATTGACCAGGGAACCGGCCTGGAGTGGCAAAAAAACAGTACCGGAATACCCCACACCTGGCAGAATGCACTTCTCTACTGTGAAGATTTATCTCTTGACTCAAAAACCGACTGGCGAGTCCCCAATATCCGCGAGTTAAAATCTCTTGCTGACTACAGCAGATACTACCCAGCAATTGATCCGGTTATCCCCAGTGAGTCATCAGTCTACTGGTCAGCCACCACCGCCGTAACACGTTCTCCAACGAGCGCATGGACGGTCTTTTTCGGTAATGGCGATGACATTTGGGCAGATAAGAGCAAAACACACTACGTTCGTTGTGTTCGTTCTGAGTCCTCAGGTCAGTAG